The following DNA comes from Thermococcus piezophilus.
TCTTAGCAGCCATCTTAAACTCTTTCCAGCCCGGCTTTTTTGTTACTAGCAAAACCCTCCGCGACTCCGCAAAGAAGTTTTTAAGCTTTTCCGTGGTTGTTGCCACCCTCGTCACCCCTCTAAATTTTGGAAAATGAACGGGTTATCAAAGCTCCTCAAGGTCGAGTTTAATAACTTTTCTCTCGGGTTCTTCACCGTAGTAAGTGGGCTCTTCCTCGGCGACAGCGTATGGGGAGCTGACTCCAGTAACCACGATGAGGATCCTTATCATCTTTCCGAGCTCTTCGTCAAGCTGTATTCCCCAGATGACCTGTGCCTCAGGGTCGAGCTTGCTCGTGACGAGCTCTATTATTTGCTGAGCCTCCTCGAGCTTGACGTCGCTTCCGCTTATGCTTATGAGCGCTCCCTTGGCACCGCTTATGTCAACGTCGAGGAGCGGGCTGTTCAAAGCCTGCTGGGCAGCTTCGAGGGCCCTCTTCTCGCTGTCGCTCTCGCCGATACCTATCATCGCAACGCCGCCATCCTTCATGACTGCCCTTACGTCGTTGAAGTCGAGGTTAACGAGTCCCGGCTTGGTGATGAGCTCAGTGATGCCCTTGACGGCCTGGACGAGTATCTCGTCAGCGACCTTGAAGGCCATGTGTATGGGCAGGTTGGGAGCGACCTCCATGAGCTTGTCGTTCGGTATAACGATAACCGTGTCGCTGTTCTTCCTGAGCCTCTCGAGACCATATTCAGCGTTCTTTATCCTCCTGATGCCCTCAACGGTGAACGGGAGGGTGACGACGGAAACGGTGAGGGCACCCATCTTCTTTGCTATCTCGGCAACGA
Coding sequences within:
- a CDS encoding protein translocase SEC61 complex subunit gamma, with the protein product MATTTEKLKNFFAESRRVLLVTKKPGWKEFKMAAKITGIGMTLIGLIGLIIRMIGYIITGA
- the ftsZ gene encoding cell division protein FtsZ, with amino-acid sequence MLKLIEDAIERTSSDLNKVPEAQAPQTDIDEELRRILEQIQAKIYVVGVGGAGCNTINRMMQVGIQGAKVIAINTDAQDLLKVRAHKKILIGKELTRGLGAGNNPKMGEEAAKESEREIRDALEGADMVFITCGLGGGTGTGAAPVVAEIAKKMGALTVSVVTLPFTVEGIRRIKNAEYGLERLRKNSDTVIVIPNDKLMEVAPNLPIHMAFKVADEILVQAVKGITELITKPGLVNLDFNDVRAVMKDGGVAMIGIGESDSEKRALEAAQQALNSPLLDVDISGAKGALISISGSDVKLEEAQQIIELVTSKLDPEAQVIWGIQLDEELGKMIRILIVVTGVSSPYAVAEEEPTYYGEEPERKVIKLDLEEL